One part of the Tunicatimonas pelagia genome encodes these proteins:
- a CDS encoding mandelate racemase/muconate lactonizing enzyme family protein → MKARRNFIKTATAGITALTSAPLVAGERWLQPTAPHQQSSVQDALRFITIEDAEIIKLKFDKKTPRTWNAIKESGGSYPSTTFLKITTNEGITGYAVTKGSDKDVLSFIKKIKGLNLMNTEQVWHHMFFHNRKPVAKGKEIHAIGSVDLCVWDIVGKALGLPVHKVLGTFREQIPVYAAGGYYAEGKGIPELVKEMEGYVAEGYKVVKMKIGYLDAKADAERTRAVVNALGDSARVMVDANNGYASAYEAIRYGRMVEDLDLYWFEEPVAPDDWRGNAEVRKELDIPVVAGENEYTRWGARDLVENHSCDIINIDTIKGGGLTEMHKIAALCSAYHIPVAPHGFAHMNVHAVASISNALILETYPAKARDFNPALTAFPIKDGHIAAPSEPGLGMDPDATLVKKYKV, encoded by the coding sequence ATGAAAGCAAGACGAAACTTTATTAAAACGGCCACTGCCGGAATAACTGCTCTGACCTCCGCCCCGCTAGTAGCGGGAGAACGATGGCTACAACCTACTGCACCACATCAACAATCATCAGTGCAAGATGCCCTCCGGTTTATTACGATAGAAGATGCCGAAATCATCAAACTGAAATTTGATAAGAAAACCCCGCGCACCTGGAACGCCATTAAAGAATCTGGAGGTAGCTATCCGTCTACCACCTTCTTGAAAATTACAACCAACGAAGGCATTACCGGTTACGCGGTTACCAAAGGCTCAGATAAAGATGTGCTTAGTTTCATTAAAAAAATTAAGGGACTAAACCTGATGAATACCGAGCAGGTATGGCATCATATGTTCTTCCACAACCGTAAGCCAGTGGCTAAAGGTAAAGAGATCCATGCTATTGGTAGTGTTGATCTTTGTGTGTGGGATATTGTGGGCAAAGCACTCGGGTTACCCGTACACAAAGTACTGGGCACGTTTCGGGAGCAAATTCCGGTGTACGCTGCGGGAGGCTATTACGCCGAAGGAAAAGGCATTCCCGAATTGGTAAAAGAAATGGAGGGCTACGTAGCCGAGGGATATAAAGTAGTGAAAATGAAGATTGGCTACTTAGATGCGAAAGCCGATGCCGAACGTACCCGCGCGGTGGTGAATGCCCTAGGCGATAGTGCGCGCGTAATGGTCGATGCCAATAACGGCTATGCTTCCGCTTACGAAGCGATTCGCTACGGACGCATGGTAGAGGATTTAGACTTGTACTGGTTTGAAGAGCCGGTAGCCCCCGACGACTGGCGAGGGAATGCTGAGGTACGGAAAGAATTGGATATTCCGGTAGTAGCCGGTGAGAACGAATATACTCGCTGGGGTGCCCGTGACTTGGTGGAAAACCACTCCTGCGATATTATTAACATCGATACCATTAAGGGGGGCGGACTCACCGAAATGCACAAGATTGCTGCTCTTTGCTCAGCCTACCATATTCCGGTAGCCCCGCACGGCTTTGCCCATATGAACGTTCATGCAGTAGCTTCTATCTCGAATGCGCTGATTCTAGAAACCTACCCCGCCAAAGCCCGTGATTTCAACCCAGCCCTTACGGCGTTTCCCATCAAAGACGGACACATCGCTGCCCCCAGCGAACCCGGACTAGGCATGGATCCCGACGCTACGCTGGTGAAGAAGTATAAAGTGTAG
- a CDS encoding MbnP family protein: MKRYSFSILCLLAITLFTACQDDDNATPSPNATGALAIKFDNYVGTQPMQIDPEGSTDYRYTTGAGQEFNLSTFRYYISNIKLEGLDGATFEDEMNAGASADEVRGYYEVSESDPDTHVLALENVPAGDYNQVTFMVGVPEEGVQDGAAGGVLDQTRGTFWTWNSGYIHLTIEGSASAVPEEGNAFALHIGGWKEVEEGDNFVDNTRTVTLNFGDVATVREDRKPEVHIFFDMLEILNGAAVDFTQTHQVHSPVKAIPMADEIPGAFTVDHVH, from the coding sequence ATGAAACGATATTCATTTTCTATACTTTGCTTGTTAGCTATTACTCTATTTACAGCTTGTCAAGACGACGACAACGCTACGCCATCTCCCAATGCCACTGGGGCACTCGCTATTAAATTTGATAACTACGTAGGTACGCAGCCTATGCAAATTGATCCGGAAGGTTCTACCGATTATCGCTACACTACCGGAGCTGGGCAGGAGTTTAACCTATCAACCTTTCGTTACTACATCAGCAATATCAAACTGGAAGGCCTGGATGGTGCTACGTTTGAAGACGAAATGAACGCCGGGGCGAGTGCCGACGAAGTGCGGGGCTACTACGAGGTGTCGGAAAGTGATCCAGATACCCACGTACTCGCCTTGGAAAATGTTCCTGCGGGCGATTACAATCAGGTTACTTTTATGGTAGGGGTTCCCGAAGAAGGGGTGCAAGACGGAGCCGCCGGAGGAGTGTTGGATCAGACTCGAGGTACTTTTTGGACGTGGAACTCTGGTTACATCCACCTGACCATAGAAGGATCCGCCAGTGCGGTACCGGAAGAAGGTAATGCTTTTGCCTTGCACATAGGCGGTTGGAAAGAGGTGGAAGAAGGCGACAATTTTGTGGATAACACCCGTACCGTAACTCTGAATTTTGGCGACGTGGCTACTGTGCGGGAAGATAGAAAGCCTGAAGTGCATATATTTTTCGATATGCTAGAAATACTGAATGGTGCCGCGGTAGACTTTACCCAAACGCATCAAGTGCATTCTCCGGTGAAAGCGATACCAATGGCAGATGAGATTCCGGGAGCATTTACCGTAGATCATGTGCATTAG
- a CDS encoding cytochrome-c peroxidase, whose protein sequence is MCISQPSASSRTRRLLKWTSSFHDDRRGKRSHASLDYVWSKFFLVAGLLLAACQAEGEEGVIDATYRFKKPANFPEPTYTFKNNPVTPEGFQLGKRLFFDPILSRDGSVSCNNCHQQGLAFADGPQHPFSIGIDDRLGIRNAPPLANLAFKEGFFWDGGVTHLDFVASNAIANELEMDESLANVIDKLNQHAEYPALFKQAFGIDTITSPFMLHAFSQFMVMMVSANSKYDKYVRNEGETLTDTELQGMRLFEEKCGACHSGELFSDFSFRNNGISTTFSDEGRARITEHPDDVGKFRVPSLRNIGRTAPYMHNARFKTLEEVLAHYASGVQESPTLDPLLNGETQRGIPMTGAEQTQIIAFLETLTDYEFIADERFRNTQ, encoded by the coding sequence ATGTGCATTAGCCAACCAAGTGCGTCATCGCGAACCCGACGACTTCTAAAGTGGACTTCTAGTTTCCATGATGATCGTCGGGGGAAGCGATCTCACGCTTCACTGGATTACGTTTGGTCAAAATTTTTCCTAGTAGCCGGACTACTACTTGCTGCCTGCCAGGCGGAAGGAGAGGAGGGCGTGATTGATGCCACCTATCGGTTTAAGAAGCCCGCGAACTTTCCCGAACCGACCTACACCTTTAAGAATAATCCGGTTACGCCGGAGGGCTTTCAGTTGGGCAAACGATTATTTTTTGATCCCATCCTGTCGCGTGATGGCTCGGTTTCGTGCAATAATTGTCATCAGCAAGGGTTAGCTTTTGCCGACGGACCGCAGCATCCGTTTAGTATAGGCATTGACGATCGGCTTGGTATCCGTAACGCGCCGCCGCTGGCGAACCTAGCGTTTAAGGAGGGATTTTTCTGGGACGGCGGAGTGACCCACTTGGATTTTGTGGCTAGCAACGCCATTGCAAATGAGCTGGAGATGGATGAGAGTTTAGCAAACGTAATAGATAAACTCAACCAACATGCTGAGTATCCGGCCTTGTTTAAGCAAGCGTTTGGGATTGACACTATCACTTCTCCGTTCATGCTTCACGCCTTCTCCCAGTTTATGGTGATGATGGTTTCGGCCAATTCTAAGTATGATAAATACGTTCGGAACGAAGGAGAAACGCTAACGGATACAGAGTTACAAGGAATGCGTTTGTTTGAAGAGAAGTGTGGGGCTTGCCACAGTGGCGAGCTGTTCTCCGACTTCAGTTTCCGCAACAATGGTATCAGCACTACCTTTAGTGATGAAGGCCGAGCCCGAATTACCGAGCACCCCGATGATGTAGGGAAGTTTCGCGTGCCTAGCCTTAGAAATATAGGCCGAACGGCACCCTATATGCACAATGCTCGGTTTAAAACGCTGGAGGAAGTGCTGGCGCATTATGCCAGCGGAGTACAGGAATCCCCTACGCTAGATCCGCTACTCAACGGTGAAACCCAACGTGGCATCCCGATGACCGGGGCAGAACAAACTCAAATTATCGCTTTTCTAGAAACACTTACCGATTACGAATTCATTGCCGATGAACGCTTTCGGAATACCCAATAA
- a CDS encoding TonB-dependent receptor: MKDYIIMIKVLLGLAFALITTLPSLAQTISGRVITPTGEGLGNVTVTLLNTSGGTVTGADGSFSLSTSIGSYQVSARRVGYAQQIKSVVVADGVTTLNFTLVESTRSLDEVVVTAQRREERLLEAPLSVTSLDAATIEDTRTWELADLNGLIPNYFYGEIGVGFQQVQSIRGISVFSENPAVATYVDGVNQLDILANGFQLVDVESIEVLRGPQGTLFGRNAMGGVINITTRQPTNQTEIFAETSIGHFGGLDEFSLSDIRQQRHAIGFKAPLVEDRLFLGVTALFEDNVGFLTNDTTGAIAPQEEAQGASVGDQLSAYGNIFLKWLPTKQWDLTLNVKGQLDDSDASGFFIYQRTDSLARANPNAINLGRVGEHRRDIINTALSANYYHPSFTLTSTTTFQQIGLRYNNIYDANFGINYGSYADEQIGVRSDPQQVFTQEVKVTSRSSDRRLSYTGGLFFFSQNAFEPTTNIALFFSDDQADIFKNEGQNLGFAAYGQASYRLTEELEFTAGLRYDYERRENTLSNASFSEGQETTTIPDSTYQATSSALSPKIALTYFVNQRNAMYLSYTRGFRPGGVNFQNVPGVDLTFDPEYSDNVEVGFKSSLSENRVFIAATAYYIGWTDLQFFNQVGANQSFLDNVGDATSYGLEFETSLVPIKNLQLERKPPSQCAPNHIVYRSAVRYSYR, translated from the coding sequence ATGAAAGACTACATAATTATGATAAAAGTATTACTTGGATTGGCTTTTGCACTAATCACAACCCTACCTAGCCTTGCCCAGACTATTAGCGGACGGGTGATTACCCCAACGGGTGAGGGGCTAGGTAATGTTACCGTTACACTATTAAATACCAGCGGGGGCACCGTGACCGGCGCCGATGGTAGCTTTTCGCTATCCACTTCAATAGGTTCTTATCAGGTATCCGCCCGGCGGGTAGGCTACGCGCAGCAGATTAAATCGGTGGTAGTAGCTGATGGAGTTACTACACTGAACTTTACTTTGGTTGAGAGCACCCGATCACTAGATGAGGTAGTGGTAACCGCCCAGCGGCGAGAGGAACGCCTGTTGGAAGCTCCGCTGTCCGTCACTTCGTTAGATGCTGCAACAATAGAAGATACCCGAACCTGGGAGTTAGCTGACCTGAACGGGTTGATTCCTAATTACTTTTACGGGGAAATTGGGGTAGGTTTTCAGCAGGTGCAGAGCATCCGGGGTATCTCGGTCTTTAGCGAAAACCCCGCTGTGGCCACCTACGTAGACGGGGTGAATCAGCTAGATATTTTGGCCAATGGGTTTCAACTGGTGGATGTGGAGAGCATTGAGGTATTAAGAGGGCCGCAAGGAACACTATTCGGAAGAAATGCGATGGGCGGAGTGATTAATATTACCACCCGACAGCCAACCAATCAGACCGAGATATTCGCCGAAACCAGTATCGGGCACTTCGGTGGTTTAGATGAATTTAGCCTGTCGGATATCCGGCAGCAGCGTCACGCCATCGGTTTCAAAGCTCCGTTGGTTGAGGATCGATTATTTCTGGGAGTCACCGCGCTGTTTGAGGATAATGTCGGGTTCTTAACTAACGATACGACGGGTGCTATTGCTCCGCAGGAAGAAGCGCAGGGAGCTAGTGTGGGCGATCAGCTTTCGGCCTACGGCAATATCTTTCTAAAGTGGCTGCCTACGAAGCAATGGGATCTCACGCTCAATGTGAAGGGGCAGTTGGATGATTCAGATGCCAGCGGGTTCTTCATCTACCAGCGCACTGATAGCTTGGCGCGAGCCAATCCGAATGCTATTAACTTGGGCCGGGTGGGTGAGCACCGCCGGGATATTATCAATACCGCACTATCGGCCAACTATTACCACCCGAGTTTTACGCTTACATCCACCACCACATTTCAGCAAATTGGGCTACGCTACAATAATATTTACGATGCAAACTTTGGTATTAACTACGGTTCCTACGCCGATGAGCAAATTGGGGTGCGTTCTGATCCGCAACAGGTATTTACTCAAGAGGTGAAAGTCACTTCTCGTTCATCAGATCGTAGGCTTAGTTACACGGGTGGATTGTTCTTTTTTAGTCAAAATGCCTTTGAGCCTACCACGAATATTGCTTTGTTTTTCTCAGATGATCAAGCTGATATCTTTAAAAATGAAGGGCAGAACTTAGGGTTTGCAGCTTACGGACAGGCTTCGTACCGCCTCACCGAAGAACTAGAGTTCACCGCAGGTTTGCGTTATGATTACGAAAGGCGTGAGAATACGTTGAGTAACGCATCGTTCAGCGAAGGGCAAGAAACAACCACAATTCCCGACTCGACGTATCAGGCTACTTCCAGTGCCCTTTCGCCCAAGATAGCTCTCACCTACTTCGTGAATCAGCGTAATGCAATGTACCTGAGTTATACCCGGGGGTTTAGGCCCGGTGGAGTCAACTTTCAGAATGTACCCGGAGTAGATCTCACGTTTGATCCGGAGTATTCGGACAACGTGGAGGTAGGCTTCAAATCTTCCTTATCAGAGAACCGAGTGTTTATAGCAGCCACGGCTTACTACATCGGGTGGACTGACCTTCAATTTTTCAATCAGGTAGGGGCCAATCAGTCTTTCTTGGATAATGTGGGCGACGCTACCTCTTACGGACTGGAATTTGAGACCTCGCTGGTACCCATCAAAAATCTCCAGCTAGAAAGGAAACCGCCTAGTCAATGCGCCCCAAATCACATTGTTTACCGCAGCGCAGTACGTTATTCCTATCGCTGA
- a CDS encoding TonB-dependent receptor yields the protein MFTAAQYVIPIAEQTALTLRGEYRRFGETFSDRENQLPIGNYGLVNTRVGLSFPGNVDLTFWMRNLTDKRYIAYASPSTAASAFNPAGNRNALISPPRTYGLTLSVKF from the coding sequence TTGTTTACCGCAGCGCAGTACGTTATTCCTATCGCTGAGCAAACGGCTCTCACTCTCCGGGGCGAATACCGTCGGTTCGGAGAGACCTTTTCTGATCGGGAAAACCAACTGCCTATTGGTAATTACGGGCTGGTCAACACCCGTGTTGGTCTTTCCTTTCCGGGTAATGTTGATCTGACGTTCTGGATGCGTAATCTTACCGACAAGCGTTATATTGCGTACGCATCGCCGAGTACTGCCGCCAGTGCCTTCAATCCGGCTGGCAACCGAAACGCTTTGATTTCTCCACCCCGCACGTACGGGCTTACTTTATCTGTTAAATTTTAA
- a CDS encoding DJ-1/PfpI family protein, which translates to MIRLSFLALLLCFACQNSAPTEEPSADSLTEVISAEDSLLIARLTKDFTPENHFDMMNEVFGASDYQVQTIGILVYDGVNDLDVIGSRYVLGQTMGAVTQLIATEPGNVRTVMGVEIVPDAVIDSVDQLDILVIPGGFQGTIEAAYDEALHDWIRQIDQQTTFTAAVCTGGWILGATGLLEGKRATTNWYRAEEMLEKFGATFTDERFTRDGKYWTSAGVTAGMDMSLAIMEELWGERYAQAVMLDMEYDPAPPIEGGTPDKTGAVVYQMMKGMYDMGVQPLMDSLENVPNS; encoded by the coding sequence ATGATACGACTTTCTTTTCTTGCCTTATTACTTTGTTTCGCCTGCCAGAACTCCGCACCTACGGAAGAACCATCGGCTGACTCTCTGACCGAAGTTATTTCTGCCGAAGATTCACTGCTGATAGCGAGACTGACAAAAGATTTCACGCCCGAGAATCATTTTGATATGATGAACGAGGTCTTTGGGGCATCGGACTACCAGGTTCAAACCATCGGCATTTTGGTATACGACGGAGTGAATGATCTGGATGTGATAGGCTCGCGCTACGTACTCGGACAAACCATGGGTGCTGTCACACAGCTTATCGCTACGGAGCCAGGTAACGTCCGTACGGTGATGGGCGTTGAGATTGTACCGGATGCGGTGATCGATTCGGTTGACCAACTCGATATTCTAGTGATCCCCGGTGGCTTTCAAGGAACTATTGAAGCGGCATACGATGAGGCATTGCACGACTGGATTCGGCAGATAGACCAACAAACCACTTTCACTGCTGCGGTATGCACCGGCGGGTGGATTCTAGGGGCGACGGGCCTACTTGAGGGAAAAAGAGCGACCACCAACTGGTACCGGGCCGAAGAGATGCTGGAGAAGTTTGGTGCTACTTTTACCGACGAACGGTTTACCCGCGACGGCAAGTATTGGACTTCAGCGGGCGTAACCGCCGGAATGGATATGTCGTTGGCGATAATGGAAGAGCTGTGGGGCGAACGCTACGCGCAAGCTGTGATGCTAGACATGGAGTACGACCCAGCTCCGCCGATTGAGGGCGGGACTCCTGACAAAACTGGCGCAGTAGTCTACCAGATGATGAAGGGGATGTACGATATGGGCGTGCAGCCACTAATGGACAGCTTAGAAAATGTGCCGAATTCATAA
- a CDS encoding formate/nitrite transporter family protein, translated as MDQEKTSVADNQTSTKTSNTDAGEEQASQQDQPKEGDQILKEQIQMALTEYRRHNKSLFFSSFSGGLEVGFSLLLMGLLYTMFHGQMTKAGLDFALAFAYPIGFIFVILGRSELFTEHTTLAVLPVLNGSARMLRLLELWGVILAGNLVGGYVFALLTTKMAPEMGIISVEAFEHLAEKMLKFSWWITLGSAIFAGWLMGLLSWLNSSSQETISRIFMIVLITATIGLAGLHHSIVGSIEVFAGFLVSPKITFGDYLFFQLWATLGNIIGGTVFVAVIKYSHLGGKTSIHSQ; from the coding sequence ATGGATCAGGAAAAAACTTCAGTAGCGGATAACCAAACTAGCACGAAAACTTCCAACACTGATGCTGGCGAAGAGCAAGCCAGTCAGCAAGATCAGCCCAAAGAAGGCGATCAGATACTAAAAGAGCAAATACAGATGGCACTTACTGAGTACCGTCGCCACAACAAATCTTTGTTCTTTTCTTCTTTCTCCGGTGGCTTAGAGGTTGGTTTCAGCTTGTTGTTAATGGGGCTGCTGTACACCATGTTTCATGGTCAGATGACGAAGGCCGGACTAGATTTTGCGCTGGCTTTTGCCTATCCTATTGGGTTTATATTCGTTATTTTGGGGCGTTCTGAGTTATTTACGGAGCACACCACGCTAGCGGTGCTTCCGGTCTTGAACGGCTCGGCTCGGATGCTGCGGCTGTTAGAATTGTGGGGGGTTATTCTGGCCGGAAATCTGGTAGGAGGCTATGTATTCGCTTTGTTGACTACGAAAATGGCTCCTGAAATGGGTATTATTTCTGTAGAGGCCTTTGAGCACTTAGCCGAAAAAATGCTAAAGTTTAGCTGGTGGATTACCTTAGGAAGTGCCATTTTTGCGGGCTGGCTAATGGGGCTTCTATCTTGGCTCAATAGCTCTTCTCAGGAAACTATCAGTCGGATATTTATGATTGTGCTGATTACCGCTACCATTGGTTTGGCAGGGCTGCATCATTCCATTGTAGGTTCCATTGAAGTATTCGCTGGATTTTTGGTTTCACCCAAAATTACTTTTGGCGACTATTTGTTCTTTCAACTGTGGGCTACACTAGGTAATATTATTGGCGGAACCGTATTTGTGGCGGTGATTAAGTACAGCCACCTAGGAGGAAAAACGTCTATTCATAGTCAGTAA
- a CDS encoding retropepsin-like aspartic protease family protein → MASVFRVLLLVTLLWMTGAKALASVLSHIPFTLHNNHIFINIQVNDSKPLRFIFDTGASATVISEKEANHLDITHDGFSTVRSQRGPKFVYYSNYNKLRVGEVTLSRVKMVHLPLRHLHKALDTEVYGIIGQDILKEYTVEIDYDQSVIILHDPHTYTPPPNYHQQTFDLIGGRPYIAGSFQLSNGETLSGKFQLDNGSGSFVTLYSPFVDEHQLTRKIGRTHQIYTMNFSGVIDRNFSGRLQEFEFGWFSLSDIPIRLNQSRYYKKAFKDGIGHIGNALLKRFNIVLDYHHKQSYWHPNESFANEFSLAYSGLVVKSDNQQEKVVIRHVFEDSPADKAGFTPDDEIVEINNISASGRSSHEVQALLNRQTQLEVTIRRQNQVKTINLYPLAL, encoded by the coding sequence ATGGCTTCGGTTTTCCGGGTTCTCCTTCTGGTGACACTTCTTTGGATGACTGGCGCAAAGGCATTAGCCTCTGTGCTGAGCCATATCCCCTTCACGCTGCATAACAACCACATCTTCATTAATATTCAGGTAAACGACTCTAAGCCGCTCCGATTTATTTTTGATACCGGGGCATCAGCCACCGTAATCAGTGAAAAAGAGGCGAATCATCTGGATATTACCCACGATGGGTTTTCTACTGTTCGTAGCCAGCGCGGACCTAAGTTTGTCTACTACTCCAACTACAATAAGCTTCGCGTAGGTGAGGTGACACTATCGCGAGTGAAGATGGTACACCTGCCTTTGCGGCACTTGCACAAAGCCTTAGATACTGAAGTATACGGAATTATTGGTCAGGATATTCTAAAAGAATACACAGTAGAAATTGACTACGATCAATCGGTCATCATTCTGCACGACCCGCATACGTACACTCCCCCACCGAACTATCATCAGCAAACTTTTGATCTAATTGGGGGACGACCTTACATTGCTGGATCGTTCCAGCTTAGCAATGGCGAAACCCTTTCGGGTAAATTTCAGCTGGACAATGGCTCCGGTTCTTTCGTTACGCTTTACTCTCCGTTTGTAGACGAACATCAGCTTACGCGGAAAATTGGCCGGACACACCAAATTTATACCATGAATTTTTCAGGGGTTATTGACCGAAACTTTTCAGGACGGCTTCAGGAGTTTGAATTCGGTTGGTTCAGCCTGTCGGACATTCCTATTCGACTAAACCAGTCGCGCTACTACAAAAAAGCGTTTAAAGACGGGATCGGGCACATTGGTAACGCCTTGCTTAAACGCTTTAATATCGTTTTGGATTATCATCATAAGCAATCGTACTGGCACCCTAACGAGTCTTTCGCTAACGAATTCTCGCTGGCGTACTCAGGCTTGGTAGTGAAATCCGATAATCAACAAGAAAAAGTAGTGATTCGCCACGTTTTTGAAGATTCTCCGGCGGATAAGGCCGGATTTACTCCCGATGATGAGATTGTGGAGATCAATAACATTTCGGCCAGTGGTCGCAGCAGCCACGAAGTGCAGGCTTTGCTTAATCGCCAAACACAGTTGGAGGTTACTATTCGTCGGCAAAATCAGGTAAAAACTATTAATCTGTACCCACTGGCGTTGTAA
- a CDS encoding DUF1573 domain-containing protein — protein sequence MKNLLIVFILSVCCAFSVQAQSALSLAANPVPEANLLTWSAISHNFGDIKHQQPKTVSFTFTNNSAEPVVITEAKGSCGCTVASYTQQPIAPGAEGTIKATYNAAKLGAFSKTVAVKTTANEEWQQLKITGVVVE from the coding sequence ATGAAAAATCTGTTGATCGTTTTTATCTTAAGCGTTTGCTGCGCTTTTAGCGTACAGGCCCAGTCGGCACTATCATTGGCTGCCAATCCGGTTCCCGAGGCCAACTTGCTTACCTGGAGTGCTATTTCTCACAATTTTGGGGATATTAAGCATCAGCAGCCTAAGACGGTTTCTTTTACTTTTACCAATAATTCAGCTGAACCGGTAGTGATTACTGAGGCTAAAGGCTCATGTGGCTGCACCGTAGCCAGCTATACTCAGCAGCCTATTGCCCCCGGTGCAGAAGGAACCATAAAAGCCACCTACAACGCCGCAAAGCTAGGAGCGTTTAGTAAAACTGTAGCCGTTAAAACCACCGCCAACGAAGAGTGGCAACAGCTAAAAATCACCGGAGTTGTGGTGGAATAG
- a CDS encoding sensor histidine kinase, whose amino-acid sequence MKNIAIRWVVAFGIITVLGIVAAQSFWVIKIWNAEERKLNQQVYVALKEVAVQLADHYQSMTTSGHPVKQMTEDYYVVEINDVVDARVLEHYLKTALVKANVMADFEYAIYDCRKNQMVCGNRVSILNANVSERSNWGMPLYKKYTYYFGVYFPNKSSYVFSEMDTWFMLSAVLLLVILFFGYTLMVILRQKRWSELQKDFINNMTHEFKTPIATINVSADVLQTPRILEQPQRLQNYAQIIKEQSLRLNGQVEKVLQVAKLEQRALCLHTETLDLVGELDKICVGFRTHYEGQAILKTHFENKPLGIIADPMHFCSVVQNLLDNAVKYSDSLAEVLLRAEQRDNAVHVIIEDQGRGIPAEYISKVFHKFVRVPTGNQHDVKGFGLGLYYVERICKLHHWKIGIQSELGKGTRFTIGIPLIN is encoded by the coding sequence ATGAAGAATATTGCCATCCGCTGGGTAGTTGCTTTTGGAATCATTACGGTGCTCGGAATTGTGGCCGCTCAGTCGTTTTGGGTCATCAAAATCTGGAACGCCGAAGAGCGTAAGCTAAATCAGCAGGTTTACGTGGCTCTGAAAGAAGTAGCGGTTCAACTGGCCGATCACTACCAAAGTATGACCACTTCGGGACATCCGGTGAAGCAGATGACCGAAGACTACTACGTGGTAGAAATCAACGATGTGGTAGATGCTCGGGTATTGGAGCACTACCTAAAAACGGCTCTGGTAAAAGCCAACGTAATGGCTGATTTTGAGTACGCTATTTACGATTGCCGTAAAAACCAGATGGTTTGCGGAAACCGAGTAAGCATACTGAATGCGAACGTCAGCGAGCGTAGTAACTGGGGGATGCCGCTCTACAAAAAATATACTTACTACTTCGGAGTGTATTTTCCTAATAAGTCCAGCTACGTGTTTTCGGAGATGGATACTTGGTTTATGCTGTCGGCCGTGCTGCTGTTGGTTATTCTATTCTTTGGCTACACGCTTATGGTCATTCTACGGCAAAAGCGGTGGTCAGAGCTTCAGAAGGATTTTATCAATAACATGACCCACGAGTTTAAAACGCCCATTGCTACCATTAATGTGTCAGCCGATGTGCTGCAAACGCCCCGCATTTTAGAGCAACCTCAACGATTGCAGAACTACGCCCAGATTATTAAAGAACAAAGTTTGCGCCTTAATGGCCAAGTAGAAAAGGTGTTACAGGTAGCAAAATTAGAGCAACGAGCTCTATGCTTACACACCGAAACCTTAGATTTGGTGGGGGAACTAGACAAAATCTGCGTTGGGTTCCGGACCCACTACGAAGGGCAGGCAATTTTGAAGACACATTTTGAAAATAAACCGCTGGGTATTATTGCTGACCCTATGCACTTTTGTAGTGTTGTTCAAAATTTACTAGACAATGCGGTGAAGTATAGCGACAGTCTGGCCGAAGTTTTATTGCGAGCCGAGCAACGGGACAACGCCGTTCACGTTATTATTGAAGACCAAGGTAGGGGAATTCCTGCCGAGTATATTTCTAAAGTGTTCCACAAATTCGTCAGGGTTCCCACTGGTAATCAGCATGATGTGAAGGGGTTTGGATTGGGACTATACTACGTGGAGCGTATCTGCAAACTACATCATTGGAAAATAGGGATTCAGAGTGAACTAGGAAAAGGTACCCGGTTTACGATTGGTATTCCTCTGATTAATTGA